A region of Chloroflexota bacterium DNA encodes the following proteins:
- the pepF gene encoding oligoendopeptidase F has protein sequence MEKKTLPPRSDVPVEETWSLTSIFTDIDAWEVGKEQVLAEIPLLAAYKGRLAESPAVLGEFFDAYETALRLALRVMLYGNMEISVDNTNQEAQARAGEGQSVIVQLSSACAFLEPELMGIGFNTLRQWMTENLQLADLGHYIDELERQKEHIRSDEVEQVLAMAREPLSDFYRAYNAIVNADLKFQDATAEDGRSLEVGQSSINSLITHKDRKVRQTGFENYADGYLAFKNTIAAIQVGGIHNDVFNARSRNYGSSLSASLANSNIPTDVFYALIETFKKHLPTWHRYWKVRKEALKLDKFHVYDIKAPLSENSPDVPFEQAIGWICEGMAPLGEEYVAAVRKGALEDRWVDRARNKGKRLGAFSSGVYDTNPFVMMSYANDVFSLSTLAHELGHSMHSLYSRKHQPFIYSHYSLFVAEVASNFNQAMVRDYLFKTQTDPAFQLALIEEAMSNFHRYFFIMPTLARWELAVHERAEAGKPLTADIMTDMCANLFGEGYGDGVVYDHDRVGITWAQFQHMYMNFYVYQYATGISAAHALAKGVQEGGPAEVERYLGFLSAGGSVYPLEALKAAGVDMTSSEPVEKAFEVMASYVDRLDQLVKAGEV, from the coding sequence ATGGAGAAAAAAACATTACCTCCCCGCTCGGATGTTCCTGTTGAAGAAACATGGAGCCTCACCTCAATATTCACTGACATTGACGCCTGGGAAGTAGGCAAGGAGCAGGTTTTAGCCGAAATCCCCCTGCTGGCAGCCTATAAGGGCCGGCTCGCGGAGAGCCCTGCCGTCCTGGGCGAGTTTTTTGATGCCTATGAAACCGCCCTGCGCCTGGCTTTGCGGGTGATGCTCTACGGCAACATGGAAATTTCGGTGGATAACACCAACCAGGAAGCCCAAGCCCGGGCCGGTGAAGGACAGAGCGTGATTGTGCAGTTGAGTTCAGCCTGTGCGTTTCTGGAGCCTGAACTGATGGGCATAGGCTTCAATACTCTCCGCCAGTGGATGACGGAGAACCTCCAATTGGCCGATTTGGGGCACTATATTGATGAACTGGAGCGGCAGAAGGAACATATTCGCTCCGACGAGGTGGAACAGGTACTAGCGATGGCCAGAGAGCCCCTGAGCGATTTCTACCGGGCCTACAACGCTATTGTCAATGCTGACCTGAAGTTCCAGGACGCCACCGCTGAGGATGGTCGCTCACTGGAAGTCGGCCAGAGCAGCATCAACTCCCTGATCACGCACAAGGACCGCAAGGTCCGCCAGACCGGGTTCGAGAATTATGCCGATGGCTATCTGGCGTTCAAGAACACCATCGCAGCTATTCAGGTTGGCGGCATCCACAACGATGTCTTCAACGCCCGTTCCCGCAACTACGGCTCCTCGCTATCCGCCTCACTGGCCAACAGTAATATCCCCACCGACGTGTTCTATGCGCTGATTGAGACCTTCAAGAAGCACCTCCCCACCTGGCACCGCTATTGGAAGGTGCGCAAAGAGGCTCTCAAGCTCGATAAGTTCCATGTCTACGATATCAAAGCGCCCCTCTCAGAAAATTCACCTGATGTCCCCTTTGAACAGGCCATCGGCTGGATCTGCGAAGGGATGGCGCCTCTCGGTGAGGAATATGTCGCAGCCGTACGTAAGGGTGCGCTGGAAGACCGCTGGGTGGACCGGGCCCGCAATAAGGGCAAACGTCTGGGTGCCTTCTCAAGCGGTGTTTATGATACCAACCCCTTTGTGATGATGAGCTATGCCAACGATGTGTTCAGTCTGAGCACCCTGGCGCATGAGTTAGGCCATTCGATGCACTCCCTCTACAGCCGGAAGCATCAGCCCTTTATCTACAGTCACTACTCGCTCTTCGTGGCAGAGGTTGCCAGCAATTTCAACCAGGCGATGGTGCGGGATTATCTCTTCAAGACCCAAACCGACCCCGCCTTCCAGCTGGCCCTGATCGAAGAAGCCATGTCCAACTTCCACCGCTACTTCTTCATCATGCCCACCCTGGCACGCTGGGAGTTGGCCGTTCATGAACGAGCCGAGGCCGGCAAGCCGCTTACCGCGGATATCATGACCGATATGTGCGCCAATCTGTTCGGTGAAGGCTACGGTGATGGCGTGGTTTATGATCACGACCGCGTGGGCATCACCTGGGCGCAGTTCCAGCATATGTACATGAATTTCTACGTCTATCAATATGCCACGGGGATTTCTGCCGCCCACGCACTCGCCAAGGGCGTCCAGGAAGGCGGCCCGGCGGAAGTGGAACGCTATCTGGGCTTCCTCAGCGCCGGCGGTTCGGTTTACCCTCTGGAGGCACTCAAAGCCGCCGGTGTGGATATGACCAGTTCAGAACCTGTGGAAAAGGCTTTTGAGGTCATGGCAAGTTATGTGGACCGGTTGGATCAATTGGTGAAGGCAGGAGAAGTGTAA
- a CDS encoding transposase, with product MVKQVCFEVEEYFHWVDLGEFQVMPNHLHIIIKLGLSDSIESTIRTRAKTLVENREGQISLIDVVGRIKSITTYRYIQGVRNRQWLSFSERLWQRSFYDHVIRDERDYERIMDYIASNPMNWADDEENREE from the coding sequence ATGGTTAAACAGGTGTGTTTTGAGGTGGAAGAGTATTTTCATTGGGTAGACCTTGGTGAGTTCCAAGTCATGCCGAATCATCTTCACATCATTATAAAACTTGGACTTTCAGACTCGATAGAAAGTACTATTAGGACAAGAGCCAAAACATTGGTGGAAAATAGGGAAGGTCAAATCTCGTTAATTGATGTGGTTGGCCGGATTAAATCCATCACAACATACCGGTATATCCAAGGTGTACGGAATCGCCAATGGCTCAGCTTTTCTGAGCGATTATGGCAGCGAAGTTTTTATGATCATGTGATCCGAGATGAACGGGATTATGAGAGGATTATGGATTATATTGCGTCCAATCCGATGAATTGGGCAGATGATGAAGAAAATCGTGAGGAATAG
- a CDS encoding CopG family transcriptional regulator, which produces MTDTEKITINIGSVDLGRIDLLVEEGFYSNRADFIRTAIRNQLERQSNTVDSIKSRKSMVIGTQIYTNRDLMEKKEANEMVNIRVVGMLILADDITPQLALDTIQSITVHGVFKAQEDVKEALKDRIS; this is translated from the coding sequence ATGACAGATACAGAGAAAATTACAATCAATATCGGGAGCGTTGACCTCGGACGGATTGACCTGCTCGTTGAAGAAGGTTTTTATTCCAACCGGGCTGATTTCATTCGGACCGCTATCCGCAATCAATTGGAACGGCAGAGCAATACGGTGGACTCGATTAAATCCAGGAAATCAATGGTGATCGGTACCCAAATCTACACCAACCGAGATTTGATGGAGAAAAAAGAGGCCAACGAGATGGTTAATATCCGGGTGGTCGGCATGTTGATCCTGGCCGACGACATCACCCCCCAATTGGCTCTCGACACGATCCAATCCATCACCGTTCATGGCGTGTTTAAGGCGCAAGAGGATGTCAAAGAAGCACTTAAAGATCGGATCAGTTAA